The DNA region CACGACACCGCCGTAGAGGCCGCGACGGGTCAACTCGACCTCCTCGATGAGCTCCATCGCCCGCACCTTCGGCGCCCCGGACAGGGTGCCGGCCGGAAAGCATGCGGTCACGGCGTCGAGCGCGGTGTGGTCGTCGGCGAGCAAACCGGTGACGGTGGACACCAGGTGCATGACGTGGCTGTAGCGCTCGATGTGGCTGTAGTCCTCGACCCGCACGGTGCCGGGGACACACACCCGGCCCAGGTCGTTGCGGCCCAGATCGACGAGCATCAAGTGCTCGGCCCGCTCCTTCTCGTCGGCCAGCAGGTCCTTCTCCAGCAGCTGGTCCTCCTCCTCGGTGGCCCCGCGCCAGCGGGTCCCCGCGATGGGGTGGGTGGTCGCCCAGCCCTCCTGCACGGTGACCAATGCTTCCGGACTCGAGCCCACGATCGAAAAGGCCGTGCCGCCGGTCTCATCCGGGACGTGCATCAGATACATGTAGGGGCTCGGGTTCGACACTCGCAGCATCCGGTAGACGTCGATCGGGTCGACCGCGGTGTCCATTTCGAACCGTTGCGACGGCACCACTTGGAAGGCCTCACCGGCCTCGATGTCGCCGACGAGCTTGTCGACGATGGCGCTGTACTCCTGCACCGTGCGTTGGGACCGGTGCTCGGGCTGGGGGCGGCTGAACGCCGCGACCGCCGAGGACAGCGGCTGTCCGAGGGCCGCGGTCATCACGTCGAGACGCGCCAGGGCGTCGTCGTAGGCCTCATCCACGCGTTCGTCGGTGCCGTTCCAGTTGACGGCGTTGGCGATCAGCGTGATGGTGCCCTCGTGGTGGTCGACCGCGGCGATGTCGGTGGCCAACATCATCACCAGATCGGGCAGATGCAGGTCGTCGACGGCGATTTCGGGCAGTCGTTCCAGCCGCCGGACCAGGTCATAGGCGAAGTAGCCGACCATGCCACCCGAGAGCGGCGGCAGGCCCGGCATCGCCGCAGTGCGCAGCACATCCAGGGTGGCCTGCAGCACCTGCAGCGGGTCCCCGCCGCTGGGCGCGTCCCGTGGTGGGGACCCCAGCCACACCGCCTCGCCGTCGCGCACCGTCAACGCCGAGGGCGCCCCGGCACCGATGAACGACCATCGCGACCACGAGCGCCCGTTCTCGGCGGACTCCAGCAGAAAGGTTCCGGGCCGGTTCGCCGCGAGTTTCCGGTACGCCGACAGCGGCGTCTCGCTGTCGGCGAGCACCTTTCGAGTGACCGGAACAACGCGGTGTTCGGCCGCCAGCACGCGGAAATCGTCCCGGGTGGTGGTCAGTGCGATGTTGAGGTCGGCGGGCACGGACGCCATTGTCCCAGACGATCGCGGGTCCCCCGGCGTACCGTGGCCCACATGAAACGCGGTGATGTCGTCGACGACTTCGTACTCCCCGACCAGACCGGCACCGAGCGTCGGCTCAGCGAGTTGCTCACCGACGGCCCGGTGGTGTTGTTCTTCTACCCGGCGGCGATGACCCCGGGGTGCACCAAGGAGGCCTGCCACTTCCGGGATCTCGCGGCCGAATTCGCCGCGGTCGGGGCGCAGCGCGTCGGGATCAGTACCGACAGCGTGGACAAGCAGGCCCAGTTCGCCGGCAAGGAGAACTTCGACTATCCGCTGCTCTCGGACGCCGACGGCACCGTGGCAGCGGCCTTCGGCGTCAAGCGAGGGTTGCTCGGCAAACTCATGCCGGTCAAACGCACCACCTTCGTCATCGGCACCGATCGGCGCGTGCTCGAGGTGATCGCCAGCGAGTTCAGCATGGACACCCATGCCGACAAGGCCCTCGACGCGCTGCGGGCGGGATCGTCGGCCTGATCGGGGGCTGATGGTGATCACCAAAGCGGGCCGCACGCCGCGGATCATGCCGTTCGACATGGCGGGCGTGGCCCGTGGCGCCGACGGAGTGCTCCGCTACACCACACTGGCCCCCTCGCTGCTGGAGATGTTCCACGCGTCAGTGCGCCGCCACCCCGACCGCGAATGCATAGCCGTACTCGACGTTGAACGGCTGAGCTACCAGGAGACCTGGACTCGCGCCGCTCGGGTCGCCGGCGGCCTACGCGCCGGTGGAGTGCGGCCCGGGGATCGGGTGGCGATTCGCTATGGCAACGGTCTGCAGTGGTGCCTGAGTTTCTGGGGCGCCCTGATGAGCGGTGCGGTGGCGGTTCCGGTGAACACCCGCTTCGCCGAAACCGAAGTCGACTACGTCCTCGATGACTCCGGCGCGACGACGGTACTCGGCCCCGCCGGCCCCCTGCCCGACGGTGCGCCGTTTGTCGCCGCCGACGTCGGGCACGACACGCTGGCGGCGCTGATGTACACCAGCGGCACGACCGGATTCCCCAAGGGGGCCATGGTCACTCATGAGAACTTCCTGTCCAACTGCGAAACCGCCCGTCGAGTGCTGTCGCTTCCCGCGGACATGCCGATCCGCAATCTGATCGCCGTCCCGCTGTTCCATGCCACCGGGTGCAACAGCCAACTGCTGTCCACCCTGCAGCTCGGCGGGACCGCGGTGATCATGCCCGCCTATGAACCGCAGGCGTTTCTGCGTGCGGCCGTCGAGGAAAGCATCACGATCCTCACCGCGGCCCCTGCCCTGTTCTGGCTGGCAATGGCCCAGCCCAACTTCGCCGAATTCGATCTCGGCGGGGTCGGCTGGGTCACTTACGGCGGGGCACCAACCTCACCGGAGATGATCGCGCGGCTGCGGGCAGCGTTTCCCAACGCACTGCTGGCCAACGGATTCGGCCTGACCGAGACCTCGTCGATCGCGACCTGTCTGCCCGATGCGTACACCGAAACCCGCCCGGAGACCGTGGGATTCGCCGCTCCCCCGGTGGAGGTGGATCTGGCCGACGTCGACCCCGACACCGGAGTCGGCGAGCTGCTGATCCGCGGCCAGAACATCGTCGCCGGATACTGGAACAAGCCCGACAAAACCGCCGAATCCTTTGTCGACGGCTGGTTGCACACCGGTGACCTGGCCCGGATCGACGACGACGGGTTCGTCCAGGTCGTGGATCGGGTCAAGGACATGATCAACCGGGGTGGCGAGAACGTGTACTGCGTCGAAGTGGAGAACGTGCTGATCCAGCACCCGGCGGTGTTCGACGCCGCGGTAGTGGGTGTACCCGACGAGATGATGGGTGAGAAGGTCGGCGCGGTGGTGGTTCCTCGCCCCGGGAGCACTGTCGAGGCGAAGGATATCCACGATTTCGTGGCGGCTCGAATCGCCGACTACAAGGCCCCGCAGTATGTCGCCGTCCGCGACGAGCAGCTACCGCGCAACCCCGCGGGTAAGGTGCTGAAGTCCCTGCTGCGCAGCGAAACCCGTTGGGGCGAGCAGATTCGCTAACTCTCCTCCGGCAGCAGTACGTCGGCGTCGAAGCAGCTGTGGTCGCCGGTATGACAGGCCCCGCCGACCTGATCGACCACGAGCAGCACGGCATCCCCGTCGCAGTCCAGCCGCACCGAGTGCACGTGCTGGGTGTGCCCGGAAGTGGCGCCCTTGATCCACTGCTCGCCGCGTGAACGCGAATAGTAGGTGGCCTCACGGGTTTCCAGGGTGCGAGCCAGCGCGTCGTCGTCCATCCACGCCACCATCAGCACGTCGCCGCTGCTGCGTTCCTGAACCACAGCGGTGAACAGGCCCTCGGCATTGCGCTTCAGGCGGGCCGCGATCTTCTGGTCCAGTGTCATCGCACGCAGATCCCCGCTGCGGCCATGGCTTCCTTAACCTCGCGGATGGTCAGTTCCCGGAAGTGGAACACGCTGGCGGCCAGCACCGCATCGGCCCCGGCCGCCACCGCCGGTGCGAAATGCTCGACCGCACCCGCGCCGCCGCTGGCGATCACCGGCACCCCCACCGCGGCGCGCACCGCGCGCAGCATGGGGAGGTCGAAGCCGGCCTTGGTGCCGTCGGCGTCCATCGAGTTGAGCAGGATCTCCCCCACCCCCAGTTCGGCGCCGCGCGCGGCCCACTCGACCGCGTCGAGGCCGGTCCCCTGGCGCCCGCCATGGGTGGTGACCTCCCAGCCCGAACTGGTGGCGTGGCCACCGGCGGGCACGGTGCGCGCATCGACCGACAGCACGATGCACTGGGACCCGAACTGCCGGGCCATCTCCGCGACTAGTTCCGGACGTCCGATCGCCGCGGTGTTCACCGACACCTTGTCGGCGCCCGCGCGTAGCAACACGTCGACATCCTCCACCGAGCGCACTCCGCCCCCGACGGTCAACGGGATGAAGACCTGCTCGGCGGTGCGACGGACCACCTCGAGCATGGTGGCGCGCCCGGACGAGGATGCGGTGACGTCGAGGAACGTCAGTTCGTCGGCGCCCTCGGCGTCGTAGCGTGCCGCCAGTTCCACCGGATCGCCTGCGTCCCGGAGGTTCTCGAAGTTGACGCCCTTGACCACCCGGCCCGCGTCGACATCGAGGCACGGGATCACCCGCGTCGCCAGTCCCGACCGTGTCGTAACGGCACTCATCGGTAGTCCTTCCGACTTCCGGCCGCCCGCACGAGTGCGAGCATCTGTTCGTGCACGCCCGGAGCGCCCGCGAGCGCGGACCGTGAAGCAGGGGTCCACGGCTGGCCCTCGAGGTCGGTGACGATCCCGCCGGCGGCCCGAACGAGTGCCACACCGGCCGCGTGATCCCACACGTGGTGTCCGAAACTGATTGCCCCGCCCAGGATTCCGGCCGCGACGTAGGCCAGGTCGATCCCGGTGGCGCCGTGCATCCGCATCCGTGAGCACACCCGGCTCAGATTCTCCAGTACCGCGGACCGGTACCGGCCGGGGAAGTAGCCGCGGGAGTCGATGTTGAAGGTGCCGACTCCCACGATGGATTCCGCCAGGGCTGAGGGTTGCAGGGGCTCCAACTGTTCCCCGTTGCAGCGCACCGGGGTACCGACCAGGCTGGTGAACCGCTGCCCGACGAAGGGCAGCCACGTCAACCCCAGCACGGGCTCGCCCCGCCAGAGCAGCCCCAGCAGCATCGCGGCCATCGGTGACCCCGCCGCGTAGTTGAACGTGCCGTCGATGGGGTCGAGCACCCACACCAGCTCCGAATCCAGCGGCTCGCCCCCGAACTCCTCGCCGTGCACCCCGATTCCGGTCAGCCGCTGCAACTCGGCGACCACACGTCGTTCGATCGCCAGATCCACCTCGGTGGCGAAGTCGTCACCCTTCTTGGCCACCGCACTCTCGGCCCGGTGTCCGGCGATGAACTGCGCGGACGCGCCGTCGAGGACGTCGGCGGCGATGGACAACCACTCGGACAGCTTGGCCGGATCGAGTTCTGCGACAGGCATCAGCAGATCAACCGCTGACCGCGGCCAGCGCCTGCGGCAAGGTGAAGCGCTCGGCATAGAGCGCCTTGCCCACGATGGCTCCCTCGACACCGCGGTCGGTCAGGGTCGCGATGGCCCGCAGGTCATCCAGGCTCGACACCCCACCGGAGGCGATGATCGGCGCATCGGTTCGCCTGGCGACCTCGGTGAGCAACTCGAGGTTCGGTCCGGTCAGCATGCCGTCCTTGGTGACGTCGGTGACTACGAAGCGCGAACAGCCTTCGGAATCAAGCCGTTCCAGCACCTCCCACAGGTCGCCGCCGTCGGTCTCCCAGCCGCGGCCACGCAGGCGGTGATCACCGTTGATGATCTGTACGTCCAGGCCGACCGCCACCCGGTCACCGTGCTCGGCGATCGCTGCGGCGCACCAGGTCGGATTCTCCAGCGCCGCGGTGCCGAGATTGACCCGCGCGCAACCGGTGGCCAGTGCGGCGGTCAGCGATTCGTCATCGCGGATGCCGCCGGACAATTCGACGGCGACGTCGAGCTTGCCCACCAGCTCGGCGAGCAGTTCGCGGTTGGAGCCGCGGCCGAAGGCGGCGTCGAGGTCGACCAGGTGGATCCATTCCGCGCCGTCGCGCTGCCAGGTCTCGGCGGCTTCGAGCGCCGACCCGTAGTCGGTCTCGCTGCCGGCCTTGCCCTGCACCAGGCGCACGGCCTTGCCGTCGACCACGTCGACGGCAGGCAACAGAATCAATGGCGGTTTTGAAGTCACAGTCCCTCAACCCAATTCGCGAGCAGTTCCGCACCAGCGTCGCCGCTCTTCTCCGGATGAAATTGCGTGGCGGCCAACGGGCCGTCCTCGACGGCTGCCAGGAACGGCACGTGATGTGTCGACCAGGTCAGCAACGTCTCGGGGTTACCTTCCCAGCGTTGTGCTGCGTAGGAATGCACGAAATAAAACCGTGCGTCGGCTCCGAGTCCTTTGAACAGCCCGCTGGACGGCGCCGCCTCGACGACGTTCCAGCCCATGTGCGGGACCACCGGGGCGTCCAGTCGGGTCACCGCGCCGGGCCACTGGCCGCAACCGCGGGACTCCACCCCGAACTCCACCCCGCGGGCGAACAGAATCTGCATGCCGACGCACACCCCGAGCACGGGGCGCCCGGCCGACACCCGGTCGGCGATGATGCGTTCGCCGTCGATCGATCGCAGCCCGGCCATGCACGCTTCGAAGGCACCCACGCCGGGCACCACCAGACCGTCGGCGTTGGCCGCGGCATCGGCATCGGCGGTCACCGTGACGTTCGCACCGGTTCGCTCCAACGCCCGCTGCGCTGAGCGCAAGTTGCCGGATCCGTAGTCGAGCACCACCACGGACTTCGGTGTCACAGGGTGCCTTTCGTGGACGGCACGCCGGTCACCCGCGGGTCTGGCTCGACGGCTTGACGCAGGGCACGGGCGACGGCCTTGTACTGCGCTTCGGTGATGTGGTGCGGATCGCGGCCGTAGAGGGTGCGGACGTGCAGGGCGATCCGCGCGTTGAACGCCAGCGTTTCGAAGACGTGTCGGTTGATCACGGTGTGATACGGCGTCGACGAACCCGCGATGGTGAAGTCGACCATGTATTCGGGTTCCCCGGTGTGCACGAAGTACGGCCGGCCCGACACGTCGACCGCGGCGTGTGCGAGCGTCTCGTCCATCGGGATGAACGCGTCGCCGAAGCGGCGGATGCCCTTCTTGTCGCCCAGGGCCTGACCGAGCGCGGTGCCCAGCACGATGGCGGTGTCCTCGACCGTGTGGTGCGCCTCGATGTCGACATCACCCTCGGCGCGCACCGTCAGATCGAAGCTGGCGTGGCTGCCCAGCGCGGTGAGCATGTGGTCGAAGAACGGGACACCG from Mycolicibacterium sp. MU0053 includes:
- the hisF gene encoding imidazole glycerol phosphate synthase subunit HisF → MSAVTTRSGLATRVIPCLDVDAGRVVKGVNFENLRDAGDPVELAARYDAEGADELTFLDVTASSSGRATMLEVVRRTAEQVFIPLTVGGGVRSVEDVDVLLRAGADKVSVNTAAIGRPELVAEMARQFGSQCIVLSVDARTVPAGGHATSSGWEVTTHGGRQGTGLDAVEWAARGAELGVGEILLNSMDADGTKAGFDLPMLRAVRAAVGVPVIASGGAGAVEHFAPAVAAGADAVLAASVFHFRELTIREVKEAMAAAGICVR
- a CDS encoding class I adenylate-forming enzyme family protein — translated: MVITKAGRTPRIMPFDMAGVARGADGVLRYTTLAPSLLEMFHASVRRHPDRECIAVLDVERLSYQETWTRAARVAGGLRAGGVRPGDRVAIRYGNGLQWCLSFWGALMSGAVAVPVNTRFAETEVDYVLDDSGATTVLGPAGPLPDGAPFVAADVGHDTLAALMYTSGTTGFPKGAMVTHENFLSNCETARRVLSLPADMPIRNLIAVPLFHATGCNSQLLSTLQLGGTAVIMPAYEPQAFLRAAVEESITILTAAPALFWLAMAQPNFAEFDLGGVGWVTYGGAPTSPEMIARLRAAFPNALLANGFGLTETSSIATCLPDAYTETRPETVGFAAPPVEVDLADVDPDTGVGELLIRGQNIVAGYWNKPDKTAESFVDGWLHTGDLARIDDDGFVQVVDRVKDMINRGGENVYCVEVENVLIQHPAVFDAAVVGVPDEMMGEKVGAVVVPRPGSTVEAKDIHDFVAARIADYKAPQYVAVRDEQLPRNPAGKVLKSLLRSETRWGEQIR
- the priA gene encoding bifunctional 1-(5-phosphoribosyl)-5-((5-phosphoribosylamino)methylideneamino)imidazole-4-carboxamide isomerase/phosphoribosylanthranilate isomerase PriA codes for the protein MTSKPPLILLPAVDVVDGKAVRLVQGKAGSETDYGSALEAAETWQRDGAEWIHLVDLDAAFGRGSNRELLAELVGKLDVAVELSGGIRDDESLTAALATGCARVNLGTAALENPTWCAAAIAEHGDRVAVGLDVQIINGDHRLRGRGWETDGGDLWEVLERLDSEGCSRFVVTDVTKDGMLTGPNLELLTEVARRTDAPIIASGGVSSLDDLRAIATLTDRGVEGAIVGKALYAERFTLPQALAAVSG
- the hisB gene encoding imidazoleglycerol-phosphate dehydratase HisB, whose amino-acid sequence is MSRYAKIERKTRESDIVVEINLDGTGQVQIETGVPFFDHMLTALGSHASFDLTVRAEGDVDIEAHHTVEDTAIVLGTALGQALGDKKGIRRFGDAFIPMDETLAHAAVDVSGRPYFVHTGEPEYMVDFTIAGSSTPYHTVINRHVFETLAFNARIALHVRTLYGRDPHHITEAQYKAVARALRQAVEPDPRVTGVPSTKGTL
- the hisH gene encoding imidazole glycerol phosphate synthase subunit HisH, coding for MTPKSVVVLDYGSGNLRSAQRALERTGANVTVTADADAAANADGLVVPGVGAFEACMAGLRSIDGERIIADRVSAGRPVLGVCVGMQILFARGVEFGVESRGCGQWPGAVTRLDAPVVPHMGWNVVEAAPSSGLFKGLGADARFYFVHSYAAQRWEGNPETLLTWSTHHVPFLAAVEDGPLAATQFHPEKSGDAGAELLANWVEGL
- a CDS encoding inositol monophosphatase family protein, with product MPVAELDPAKLSEWLSIAADVLDGASAQFIAGHRAESAVAKKGDDFATEVDLAIERRVVAELQRLTGIGVHGEEFGGEPLDSELVWVLDPIDGTFNYAAGSPMAAMLLGLLWRGEPVLGLTWLPFVGQRFTSLVGTPVRCNGEQLEPLQPSALAESIVGVGTFNIDSRGYFPGRYRSAVLENLSRVCSRMRMHGATGIDLAYVAAGILGGAISFGHHVWDHAAGVALVRAAGGIVTDLEGQPWTPASRSALAGAPGVHEQMLALVRAAGSRKDYR
- a CDS encoding peroxiredoxin, whose protein sequence is MKRGDVVDDFVLPDQTGTERRLSELLTDGPVVLFFYPAAMTPGCTKEACHFRDLAAEFAAVGAQRVGISTDSVDKQAQFAGKENFDYPLLSDADGTVAAAFGVKRGLLGKLMPVKRTTFVIGTDRRVLEVIASEFSMDTHADKALDALRAGSSA
- a CDS encoding anthranilate synthase component I, translating into MASVPADLNIALTTTRDDFRVLAAEHRVVPVTRKVLADSETPLSAYRKLAANRPGTFLLESAENGRSWSRWSFIGAGAPSALTVRDGEAVWLGSPPRDAPSGGDPLQVLQATLDVLRTAAMPGLPPLSGGMVGYFAYDLVRRLERLPEIAVDDLHLPDLVMMLATDIAAVDHHEGTITLIANAVNWNGTDERVDEAYDDALARLDVMTAALGQPLSSAVAAFSRPQPEHRSQRTVQEYSAIVDKLVGDIEAGEAFQVVPSQRFEMDTAVDPIDVYRMLRVSNPSPYMYLMHVPDETGGTAFSIVGSSPEALVTVQEGWATTHPIAGTRWRGATEEEDQLLEKDLLADEKERAEHLMLVDLGRNDLGRVCVPGTVRVEDYSHIERYSHVMHLVSTVTGLLADDHTALDAVTACFPAGTLSGAPKVRAMELIEEVELTRRGLYGGVVGYLDFAGNADFAIAIRTALMRAGTAYVQSGGGVVADSNGPYEFNEAANKAKAVLSAIAAAETLTVPGSHG
- the hisI gene encoding phosphoribosyl-AMP cyclohydrolase, translating into MTLDQKIAARLKRNAEGLFTAVVQERSSGDVLMVAWMDDDALARTLETREATYYSRSRGEQWIKGATSGHTQHVHSVRLDCDGDAVLLVVDQVGGACHTGDHSCFDADVLLPEES